DNA sequence from the Salvia splendens isolate huo1 chromosome 19, SspV2, whole genome shotgun sequence genome:
tcctatacgaaggaggaaattacaaataaactcctatactatagaaaggaggaaattacaactgatgtcaagagggctcgagggtttagggtttagggtttttttttttccaaacacCATCACagcggggggttaaggcggacccccaacctgtatatatcaaaaatcaccaaaagaacatacatcagcCAAGCCCAagagtgactcggtccgcacgagagatacaaatcacaagagctaacacagctactatggtatccccacaaaccgggtactaaccatctaactaaagagatAAAAAACATAACAGAGCtatacatcaaaataataacaagGATGGTGGCCAGAAGttggccaaatccaaaggaaaacaaaaaccataaatcaaagcCACGAACCatgtgaagtagtcatccatctcgatatctgaatctgaagttcggatagcccaactggtccatcctgacgagcgacttcaaataccgaggcgatgaatccgcatcaaagaaggtgatggcaggggtctggaccccctacctgccaaaaaaTTGACTGGAcggttgccctctcgatagatgtgagagaacataaCCTGCATCTGTGTGAGCAAagtgcgaatgcgagccatgtgatgtctcacatccgctgctcctccgcGTCCTAAAGTGAACACCGCAACCACTGCTGCAGCATCCTTCTTGACCCAAACATGCGatgagaactgcatagccaaagtcaacccatgaagaagagctaaGAGCTCCGCCTCAAAGGCCGATCCAACTACGAGGGGCGTGCAAAAGGCCTCTAGGAGGGAACCGTCTGAgccacgaaccactcccccaccgcctgcctgtcccgtcgagctagtaaaggccccgtcggtgttcagcttcacccaaggatcgtcgggtggatgccataGCACTTGCAGgaacctcagaactcgccggcgaggaggaatcGAAGGCATGAAGTCGACAAGCGGAGagcaaccgcgccaatgaatGGGGACTAGCACGCCCGCAGCCACCAACGTCCGTAAatgccgaacaacctgccaaataacatgagaagaacgaaaagaaatgccgcggtgcttgcagctattcctctccgtccaaataaaccagtataccaaacagggaataatgaagctgatgtgcaaggcggcggccctgtgagaggacctccaccaaaaacctaatctatgtgcaatatcagtgcacgtgtgaatgtgtgtgctgatgtaggggaaccagccatcgaagaaatcccaaaccgatctcgccagaggactcgacacaaacaaatgctgaaaagactcgactgaagaagaagagacacaacacagacacttggatgcgagagagataccacgggtctgaacataacactcaacagggagcctctggaggaggaggcgccagatgaagacagaaatagtcggggtcagcccagcattccaaaccatgcgaattccgaaatgtctaggggaccgcgtccggatgagctcccaagctgaggccgtcgagaactcgccatcgccagtgaggctccatcgcatcacatcccgcctgcccacctcaatcggtacaaccctgataagatccaacacatgcaaaggcacaccatacaaagccaagtaatcatgcagtttatcaacatgccaagtatgatcatgccaCAACCTAGAAACCTCAacggcaggaagatcagtcctgggtggacaataggtcctaaggggaaggtccccgacccacacgttgtcccagaaactaatccgcccttcaTCGAGGGACCATCTAATAAGACCATGCACCTGACCCCTAATACCAGTGAGTCGACGCCAAATAGAACTATCATGCACAAAGTAAGGGGAAATAAAAGCACGCCCAGCATGGAAACAGTACTTGCGCATCATGAACTGCGCCCACAAAGAATCCTGCGCGAGGagtctccaccagagcttgatgctgaaagctttgacgatctcgcggaaacgacggatgccgaggcctccctcatccaacggcaggcaaatcttcttcttccagctaacccagtgaatcttcctctgctccccaaccgtgccccaaaagaaccgggccaagatctgctccaactccctcatccaatactgatacggcttcaggacctggaagatgtgaagagggatggtgacaagggtgctcttgatcagagcgaggcgccgtccaagagaaagatgtctgtgagaccagctgtgaatccggtccaccatcttctgtcggatatctaaaaggtagccggccttcagccccccttatagatagggacaccaaggtaagtgaaagggaggaatctctgctggaatccactcgcctctgccacctcagcagcccaagcgtcgaacttctcaaagaggtagaaatgactctttcccctgttcaccatctgacctgacacggcagaatagtgctcgagacaatgaaccagtctctccacggactgtctgtgcgccctgtcaaaaatgataacgtcatcggcataagacaaatgggatatggccggcgcgcGCCTAGAACATCTAAACTCCATATCGGGATATGTGTCAACAagcctgttcaagctcctcgaaagataatctacagcaagcacgaacagtgacggcgataacggatctccctggcgaagtcccctcgtagactGGAAGAAACCTGTCGTAGCCCCGTTCACGAGAACTGAGAACCAGCATGAAGAGATGCATCGATcgaccatactcacccaccccggtgggaatcccatcctctcaagcaccaggaggaggaaaggccactgcactcgatcataggccttagccatatctagTTTGATGGCCAGATTAGGCGAGTTtgccttctgaatgagcgacctgccgatatcgtgaatcaattcctgcgccaagagcacattatcactaagcaagcgaccctttacaaaaccgctctggttcggcgccaaaacctgaggaagcagcggcgccaaacgcgatgtcaagatcttggtgatgatcttgttggtcacgttgcaaaggctaatcggcctgtactctgcccaggtcgccgggcttgccttcttcggcaagagTATGATGGTCGTGGCtgtgaagctgcggggcataggagctcctaagaagaagtccgccactgctgaaccctaaaccctaaaccctgaaccctgaaccctaaaccaaCCCtgatccaagccccttggcctagcggtaaagggtgctggataccgcgtccatcctggaggtctcgagttcgaaccctgggtggcgtaatttgtctttcctccttgttataggagttgatttgtaatttcctccttcatatatatgatataaatatatgaagttaatttaaaaaaaaaaaaaaccctaaaccaacCCTGAACCCCATTCATGCCCTTGCATGCAAATCACACACACTAAAAACACACAATGCTCTATAGCCATTTGAAATTCCAAAATCCGATTTCGTCTTGTTGTTGCGTTTTTTGTTCAAGTTTTTTCCATTCATCTTCTTCGTTTGAGTCTTAGGATCTGTTCTACCGTTTCAGTTTAGGTTGGTGTCGCGTTTTGGCCGGAATCCAGCCACTTTTGGTTTCggcactttctctctctaaattccagtcgtcttcttccttcttttacGGCGGGTCTGGCCACTTTTTCGTCATTTCTAGTCTGGTTTAGGTGTTAGTGAGGTTCGTGGAGTCGTTTTGAAGTCTCTGGTTGCATTTTGATCGTGGTTGAAAAAGCTCGACATTTCGTCGTCAATGGCGGAATCGCCGCCGGAGCCGTTCCTTCTCTTTGACAGTAAAACCAACAATTTCTTTGGGAAGGATGAGGTTCCTAAGCATGTTTGGAACAAGGCGATGAGTTTTGACTGTGATTCAGAGGTCGTTCGTGGTCACCGGAAACACTCGATTTCGCCGTCAATGGCGGACCGGCCGCCAAGGCGCCTGGCGTCTCCCCTCCAACGGCTGGTTTCTGTTTTTGAAGGTCATGCTCATGCTGAGCCTGAACAAGACTTGTCTACGACGCGAAATGTGGGTCTCCAACCGATTTCGGAGTTCTCCGTCGGGGCGAATTCGAACGTCTCCGATCACTCAATGTCGGCTGAAGAGCTGGAAGATGATGACTTACTTGATGATGAAGAGAAATATCTGAAAGAATTGGAAGAGCAGCGTATCATTGATGAGAAAAACGGCCATTTTGAAGGTGGGTTTCTTCCGCCAATCTCGCCGACGACGACGCGTAAGGAGGCCGAGGAATACATTGCTAGGTCGTATGCTGCTGAGTCTATGTCGCTAGACACATTCGTCGGTGAAGGGAGGGGTCAGGTTTGCGGGAATTCAGGGATGGGTGCCGTTGCTTCTTCGACGGATGGTGGAGAAGTCGGCGCCGTCTCAGACGTGGTTGAGCAGCCTATTTGCAGGCCTATTGAGACAACCAAGTCAGCATCCAGGCCTCTTTGCATGGGGAATATCTATACTTTAGATGTAAAAGCTGCACAAGATATGAGAAGCTCCACCAATCAAGGTACCAAATCCACTTTGTTAGGTACTGAAAAGCTGCTGCCAGACGTGCATGGGATCTTGGATGGAGAAGTTGCTGCTTTACTTGATCTCACAGAGAATCGAACCCTGGTGCAGCTGGATACCTTGATGGATCAACAAAGCGGGCCTCAGTTATTGGGCTCCGCTTCACAGTCGCCGGCCCAGATTATTCCTTCCTCCGGGCCTTCTCCATCCCTTTTAAATCTGGCCCACTCTAGCTCTTCCCCCAAGCCCAATACACACCCCACTCCCTCCTTACCTGCTGCTGCCCAACCCTCCCAGCAGCCCAACCACCCATTCCCGTCAACCCAGCCCACTTCCCAGTAGCCCTCTAATTTTAAACCTCCAGCCCAATCCTCTTTTTATACCCCAGCCCCTCTCAAATCTAAAACCCCTTTCAAACCAGcccaaaacaaaaagaaatctTCAACCCAATCCAAAAACAGCcccaaaaacaaaaacttaGCTGCTGCCTTATTTTCTGGAGACCGAATCAGCTCCTCTCCAGCCCTTAAACAGTAGGTAATCTGCCCAGAAAAAGCCTCTTTTGTGGATGAATGCATGGCAGATTTTCCACCCTTGGAGCTCTCTCGAAACCTGGAAGTTTTTCCTCCGACCAAGGCTGCCAAATTCAGCCCAGCAACTGTTTTTCGGACTGAGGACAGTCAGCCCCCCCAGCCAAACATCGCCCATCCTTCGGCAGATGGCCCTTCTCATTCGTGGGCTGAAATGATTAATGGAGAAGTCCCTTTAGATGAAAGATATGGTTTCAATGCAAATGGTCAGCCTTCTTCATCGTCTAAAAGTGCTGAAACACAGCCGAACATCAATTTTGGGCGGTCTATGGCTGATATTCTTAAAATGGGGCAGCCGGCGGAGGGTCCTATCATCTTGGACGGGGAAAAGGCGGATAAACGAGGAGAAGTCCGCATTGTCGAAGGTAAaccttgtttatttttttcggCTAATGAGACTTCTCTTCTTGTAGGCCGTTTAGGTCCCGCCATCGTCGGCAAATTTTCACACTCCATCCCCCCTGCCCACCAAATCCAAAAGGCGCTAGGTAATTTAAAATTAGTTGGTGCTATGTCATGGAATTTCTTAAATGCCaaacatatttttattcaaCTTTCCGACATGCGTGActatgtgaaaattttaaatGGTCCTAATAACTCGCCTGTTTGGTATGTTGAGCATCATCCTATGCGTGTCTTTAAGTGGACCCCCGATTTTGACCCCTTTTTTGAAATCCCTATTGTGGCTATTTGGTGCAATATTCTTGCCTTACCTGTGCATTTATTTGAGGAGTCCTCGTTGATTGCTATTGGTGAGATGCTTGGTAAGCCTGTCCAAGTTGATCGGGCTACTATTACTAGATCTCGCGTCTCCTTTGCTCGGATTTGTGTCGAGGTTGATTTGTCGCGCCCTATTCCGGAGGAGATAGATATTGATATTGCAGGTAAACATGTGACACTTAaggtgaaatgggacaagatcccttTGTATTGTAACGAGTGCAAGCACGTGGGGCACTCGGCGATGTCATGCTACGCTTCGGGGAGGCGGCCTATGCCGCCAAAGAGGGACTACTCCCAACGGCCGACCCCACAGAACCGGCCTACTCCCAACAGAGAGGGAGAGTCGCATCCGGCAGGCCCTAGTAGACAGCCTCAGGGCCCGAGGTTCCAGCCTTTTGCTAGCCAGCCTACAGAGAGGCCACCCCCTGAGGTTGGACTGCCACGGCGTCAGGAGAGGCGCAGCCAGGGCGTGGTGATCAGAGACCCGGCCCCTGGCCCCGTCTCACACCATGGGCCGTCTTCAGCAGCCGCAGAGGGTTCACAGGCTGCATGGGACGATGGCTTCGTCGTgcctaagaagaagaataagggcaagaagaagtATAAGGGCAAGAAGAAACATGCGAACACCACCTCGGCGAGGACAGTGTCAGAGGGAGAGGGACAGCAGGGCATGGAGGCAGATGAATCCTCGTCAGGGAATGAGCGGGGCTCTAGATCCCGATCGCCTTCTATTACACGTGGATTCGGTTATGGGCCTCTTGCGATGGTTTTGCATGGTGATAACATGTTCGGGGCTTTGGAGGATTTTCCCTCGGATGAGGCCGAGGTTGAGGTGGACAGCGATGACCAACAGGACCATATGATTTGTGAGGTTCCGAACATGAGGCTTGAACCCGACGATCCGGTGCTGCAGTACATTGGACCCACTTCCCCTCCCGCAGAGGGTTCATCGAAGAAGGCGAGGCTTTCGGCCTCGGGAGCCTACTGAGTTTCCCATGTCTTCTCACTTCATGATCTGGAATGCCCAGGGGATAGCAAACACTGCTACCCAGGGCACTTTCAAAAATATTATCGATATGTACAGTGTTTTGTTTGCCGCGGTGCTTGAGCCCCAGACGGATCCCCAGCCTTCTTTCTTTAGTAGGCGATTTGGGTTGCAGTTTAGGTGTTCGAACACAAACGGCAAGATTTGGATCTTCTCTCACAGGGACTGGCAGGTTGAGGTCATTGATGACTATGAGCAGGTCCTTCACGTCCGAGTTTCTGCTGCGATATTCCATTTTTCAATCTATCTCTCCGTAGTGTACGCTAAGTGCTCAAGGGAGGGGAGATACGATCTGTGGAATAAGCTCAGGGACATCTCTCTAGCCACTGACGGGGCCCCCTGGCTTGttggtggtgacttcaacatcttcttgttggaggaagagagacagGGCAGCACGACAGACAGGCACGGAGAAATGATGGACTTCGCCGACGCCGTAGCAGACTGCCAGCTACTGGACCCAGGCTTTGATGGCCCACCGTTCACATGGACGAGGAGTGGGCTCTGGGAGAGATTGGACAGAGTTCTTCTTGGGGAGCACTGGACGACCGCCTTTGCGGCTACTAGGGTGACTCATTTGCCTAGGATCTCTTCAGATTATGCCCCTCTGCTAGTGCGGTGCCAGCTCACGACTCAGATTCCGAGGCCTTCgtttaggtttcagaacatgtgggtgcggcatcacactttcagggatgagattgccagagtgtggacggcggagacgggcttcttcggcatgcttaatcttcagttcaaactcagcagagttaAGGGATTTCTCAAGGGATGGAACagggaggtctttgggaacatctttgaaaagctgagggaggcagaggaggcaGTTGCCGCTGCGCAGGCGGCTTACGACGGGGACCCCACGGGAGCCCACATGAGTGAGCTTAGCCATTGCACCGCCCTCTACGTACTTCGcactaggatggaggaggatttctggaagcagaaggctgccattcggtgggcggcagaaggtgaaaggaactccaaattcttccacgggtgggtgcgacagaagcgggtgaaatcccggattcacgccattcaggcaggaggacagactctcacgtcggaggaggacatcagacagtcggcggttgactacttccagcggcttctcacgtcagacgttgagcacttggagcagccggaccttgATCTCTTGCGCGGTCTCCCAGACTCCGTGGACCGCGAGGGCCTCTGTGCAGTTCCCGACTACGATGAGGTGAGGGCGgcggtctttggcatcagtggggacagcgcctcgggaccggatggcttctcgtctcttttcttccagcactgttgggacatcgtaggagcagaggtggtggcagcagtggcggacttcttcttaggagctcccatgccccgcagcttcacggccacgaccatcattctcttgccgaagaaggcaagcccggcgacctgggcagagtacaggccgatcagcctttgcaacgtgaccaacaagatcatctccaagatcttgacatcgcgtttggcgccgctgcttcctcaggttgtggcaccgaaccagagcggttttgtaaagggtcgcttgcttagtgataatgtgctcttggctcaggaattgattcacgatatcggcaggtcgctcattcagaaggcaaagtcgcctaatctggccctcaagctagatatggctaaggcctatgatcgagtgcagtggcctttcctcctcctggtgcttgagaggatgggattcccgccggggtgggtgagtatggtcgATCGTTGCATCTCCTCTTGCTGGTTCTCAGTGCTCGTGAATGGGGCTCCGGCAGGTTTCTTTCagtctacgaggggacttcgccagggagatccgttatcgccgtcgctgttcgtgcttgctgcagattatctttcgaggagcttgaacagACTGGTTGACACACATCccgatatggagtatagatgtgcaaggcgcgcgccggccatatcccatttgtcttatgccgatgacgttatcatttttgtcagggcgcacagaGAGTCCGTGGAGAGGCCGGTTCATTGTCTCgagcactattctgccgtgtcgggtcagatggtgaacatgggaaagagtcatttctacctctttgagaagttcgacgcttgggcggctgaggtggcagaggcgagtggattccagcagggattcctccctttcacttaccttggtgtccctatctataagaggggggggggggctgaaggccggctaccttttagatatccgacagaagatggtggaccggattcacagctggtctcacagacatctttctcttggagggcgcctcgctctgatcaagagcacccttgtcaccatccctcttcacatcttccaggtcctgaagccgtatCAGTACTGGATGAGagagttggagcagatcttggcccggttcttttggggcacggttggggagcagaggaagattcactgggttagctggaagaagaagatttgcctgccgttggatgagggaggcctcggcatccgtcgtttccgcgaggtcgtcaaagctttcagcatcaagctctggtggagatttctcgcgcaggattcactttgggcgcagttcaccatgcgcaagtattgtttccatgctggtcgcgctttcatttctccttactatgtgcatgatagtcctatctggcatcgtctcacggacattaggggtcaggttcatggtctcattaggtggtccctaggcgaagggtggattagtttctgggatgacgtgtgggtcggggatctcccccttaggacctattgtccgcccgggactgatcttcTTGCAGCTGAGGTTTCTAGTTTctggcatgatcatacttggcatgttgaaaaactgcatgattatctggctttgtatggtgtgcctttgcatgtgttggatcttatcagggctgtcccgattgaggtgggcaggcgggatgtgatgcgatggagcttcactggcgatggcgagttttcaacggcctcagcttgggagctcatccggataCGGTCCCcaagacatttcggacttcgcatggtttggaatgctgggctgacccctaccatctctgtcttcatctggcgcctcctcctccataGGCTCtctgttgagtgttatgttcaggcccgtggtatctctcttgcatccaagtgtctctgttgtgtctcttctatttcagtcgagtcgtttcagcatttgtttttgtcgagtcctctggcgagatcggtttgggattactttgatggctggttcccttacatcagcacacactttcacacgtgcactgacattgcacatagattaggtttttggtggaggtcctctcacagggccaccgccttgcacattagtttcatcattccctgtttggtatactggtttatctggacggagaggaatagctgcaagcatcgcggtatttcttttcgttcttcgcatgttatttggcaggttgttcggcacctgcggatcttggtggcggcgggtgtgctagtccctcttcattggcgcggttgcaccccgactgttgacttcatgcctttggctcctcctcgccggcgagtgctacggtccctgcaagtgctttggcatccacccgacgatccttgggtgaagctgaacaccgacggggccttgTCTAGCTCGACCGGACAGGCAGGcagtgggggagtggttcggggctcaGATGGTTCTCTCTTTggggccttttgtacgcctctcgtagctgggtcggccttcgaggcggagcttttagctcttcttcacgggttgacactggctatgcagttctcctcgcaggtttgggtcgagatggacgcggcagcagtggtcgcggtgttcacttcaggatgcggaggagcagcggatgtgagacatcacatggctcgcattcgtactttgctcgcacagatacaATTTATGTTTTCTCACATctatcgagagggcaaccggccagcagactttttggcaggtaggggaGTCCAGACCTCTGCCATCACTttctttgatgcggattcagcgcctcggtatttgaagtcgctcgtcaggatggaccagtttggctatccgaacttcagattcagatatcgagatgtaTGACTACTTCACATGGTTCATGGCTTTGACTTATGTTTTCTTgttttcctttggatttggccaaTTTTTGGCCATGATCcttgttattattttgatgtatagctttgttatgtttattttctcgttagttagatggttagtacccggtctgtggggataccatagtagcttttttagctcttgtgatttgtatctctcgtgcggaccgagtcacttttgggcttggttgatgtatgttcttatggtgatttttgatatatacaggttgggggtccgcctaaaccctccgccgtgatggtgttttgaaaaaaaaaaaaaccctaaaccagGGGACttctcgcgcaggattcactttggcggagatttctcgcgcaggattcactttgggcgcagttcaccatgcggaagtattgtttccatgctggtcgcactttcatttctccttactctgtgcattatagtcctatctggcatcgtctcacggacattaggggtcaggttcatggtctcattaggtggtccctcagcgaagggcggattagtttctgggatgacgtgtgggtcgggaatcttccccttaggacctattgtccgcccgggactgatcttcctgccgctgaggttTATAGGTTctggcatgatcatacttggcatgttgaaaaactgcatgattatctggctttgtatggtgtgcctttgcatgttttggatcttatcagggctgttccgattgaggtgggcaggcgggatgtgatgcgatggagcctcactggcgatggcgagttctcaaCGGCCTCAGcctgggagctcatccggacacggtcccctagacatttcggacttcgcatggtttggaatgttgggctgacccctaccatctctgtcttcatctggcgcctcctcctccagaggctccatgttgagtgttatgttcaggccaggggtatctctcttgcatccaagtgtctctgttgtgtctcttctttctcagtcgagtcgtttcagcatttgtttgtgtcgagtcctctggcgagatcggtttgggattactttgatggctggttcccttacatcagcacacacattcacaaatgcactgacattgcacatagattaggtttttggtggaggtcctctcacagggccaccgccttgcacatcagcttcatcattccctgtttggtatactggtttagggtttagggtttttttttttttaaaaattaacttcatatattaatcatggtttagggtttaggttttttttttttaaaaaaaaaaaaaattaacttcatatatttatatcatatatatgaaggagaaaattacaaatcaacttaCGCCACCCaaggttcgaactcgagacctccaggatggacgcggtatccagcaccctttaccgctaggccaaggggcttttttttgttttttttgttttttgttttttttttcttaaaaattaacttcatatatttatatcatatatatgaaggaggaaattacaaatcaactcctataacaaggaggaaagacaaattacgccacctagggttcgaactcgagacctccaggatggacgcggtatccagcaccctttagggtttagggttcagggtttttttttttttttttctcaaacaccATTACGGCGGGGGGTTAGGCGGACCCCAACCTGTCCATATCAAATCAAACGATAAAGTGTCGTACATTgaccaagcccaaaagtgacttggTCCACAAAAAGAGATACATATCAAAAAACTTATCTAAGCTACTAGGATATCCCCACAAGCCGGGTATTATCCATCTAGCAAACGAACTA
Encoded proteins:
- the LOC121779298 gene encoding uncharacterized protein LOC121779298, which translates into the protein MSSHFMIWNAQGIANTATQGTFKNIIDMYSVLFAAVLEPQTDPQPSFFSRRFGLQFRCSNTNGKIWIFSHRDWQVEVIDDYEQVLHVRVSAAIFHFSIYLSVVYAKCSREGRYDLWNKLRDISLATDGAPWLVGGDFNIFLLEEERQGSTTDRHGEMMDFADAVADCQLLDPGFDGPPFTWTRSGLWERLDRVLLGEHWTTAFAATRVTHLPRISSDYAPLLVRCQLTTQIPRPSFRFQNMWCS